From Triticum urartu cultivar G1812 chromosome 2, Tu2.1, whole genome shotgun sequence, a single genomic window includes:
- the LOC125534069 gene encoding uncharacterized protein LOC125534069, producing MRPPNQPPPAAAVERIYKPTSCEPRLEDQHRERSELHKKIADSYDHVRKRLAMATAFKDETFVGAGLSVGLLDPATNIIYNTLTASDLRADETRGVLQHRDMAERSLAGLVAFLTSFFRYLAEWEAVRYLLRADTDLVYAMRLVAHDRCLSSFQINSDTGRSVVRTALTCAALASKHMDPHHLVRSWLSPVRPLEEAVHAIQNDISNFTCVFNPLHHARKRPRMTMQPLDFAWRRALELPELPPSVVPYRPYNSMKFVLLQRIHAFYLKALALLPASELRSSYHHSMLEAGHCYGPFDPVANIIINTIWYNTVSPPTKKLELDMISTNSLLRIEARSFYGLVSFLCTSGKKLYEAMRFLLISDCTLGDMSFLNALAGYGD from the coding sequence ATGCGTCCCCCAAATCAaccgccgccggcggcggcggtcgAGCGCATCTATAAGCCCACAAGCTGCGAACCGCGGCTCGAGGATCAACATCGGGAGAGATCGGAGCTTcacaagaagatcgccgactcgtATGATCATGTCCGCAAGCGGCTCGCCATGGCCACGGCATTCAAGGATGAGACCTTCGTCGGCGCCGGCCTCTCCGTTGGCCTTCTCGACCCGGCCACGAACATCATCTACAACACCCTCACCGCCTCCGACCTCCGCGCCGACGAGACCCGGGGCGTTCTTCAGCACCGGGACATGGCCGAGCGCTCCCTGGCCGGCCTCGTCGCCTTCCTCACCTCCTTCTTCCGCTACCTCGCGGAGTGGGAGGCCGTGCGCTACCTGCTCCGCGCCGACACCGACCTCGTCTACGCGATGCGCCTCGTCGCGCACGACCGGTGCCTCTCCTCCTTCCAAATCAACTCTGACACCGGCAGGTCCGTCGTCCGCACCGCCCTCACCTGCGCGGCGCTGGCCTCGAAGCACATGGATCCCCACCACCTCGTCCGCTCCTGGCTGTCGCCGGTTCGCCCTCTGGAAGAAGCCGTCCACGCGATCCAGAATGACATCAGTAATTTCACCTGTGTATTCAACCCACTGCATCATGCTCGCAAGCGCCCTCGTATGACAATGCAGCCCCTTGATTTCGCTTGGAGGCGCGCATTGGAGCTCCCTGAGTTACCACCCTCCGTCGTGCCGTATCGACCTTACAATTCCATGAAGTTTGTGCTCCTCCAGCGCATCCACGCCTTCTACCTGAAGGCACTTGCTCTGCTTCCGGCGAGTGAGCTCCGGTCTTCCTACCACCACAGCATGCTCGAGGCTGGCCACTGCTATGGCCCATTCGATCCCGTCgccaacatcatcatcaacacaATCTGGTATAACACCGTCTCCCCGCCGACCAAAAAACTTGAGCTTGACATGATCAGTACCAATAGCCTGTTACGCATCGAGGCTCGCTCCTTCTATGGCCTTGTTTCTTTCCTCTGCACTTCGGGCAAGAAACTCTATGAAGCCATGCGCTTCTTGCTCATTTCTGATTGCACTCTTGGGGATATGAGCTTTCTGAACGCTTTGGCTGGCTATGGGGATTGA